The Solea senegalensis isolate Sse05_10M linkage group LG18, IFAPA_SoseM_1, whole genome shotgun sequence DNA segment ccagactcgtgtaaactttcagtgactctctggagcaAGATGAAGGGAGGTTAATCAGGaagaagatgtcaggatactgcagcTCTGGAATAATAGCATCTCTGGCTGTTACATAcccgtggatttaaagtgtgcactGAACTCTGGCGTGTTGAGATCAGCACCGGTCCTGCATCTTTGACTGAAAATATAATAGTCCACAGTATGATGACAGCATGTTGCAACTCCAGCAAAACGTGTCGTTCATGTCTCGTTCTTGAAATGTCCAATTTCATAGGGACAGATTTGAACCACTCCTACTTCTAAATCAGTTCCAATGGCTAGGGATAAAGATGAGAAATGGGACTGAGCTTTCAAACAATGTCATTTCTCCCCCCACAAGCGGTTAAAACACGACCATCTTGATATGCACACGTAATGAAGTATCATAGGTAGTAAtgagtgctgtcagttaaacgcgttattaacagcgttaacgcaaacccattttaacggcgtcAGTTTTTCACAAGATTAACGTCCTAGAAaactttgcagttttttttcacatgctgttgcaacaaccagtaacgttagaaaaactacaacaccacaccggatctagctagaccggaaacaaataacaggcacgctgcacacacttgtttgggctTGCGAGTCGTCCAGGGAGTAGTAGGCTAACATTACActttgagtggatggcgagcgctgtgcgcttctccgtctcaAAGCGGGCTCTCcttatccaacgcagcctggatcatttctccacgcactccccacatccaagtaatgataccaaccaagctggcagacccccgaaccgtagtaaggagaccaccaaagaccgctagctcctttagctcggattagctcgttacggcaacaacacattaaaccgcGGGACTCCATCTGCGTTGAAGAACGGCACTTTATTCAAACACTGCAGGATACACAGCCTCtcattattgtgcggctctcacaataagagtaATAAGTCAaaatatgcaggtgacagagatattgtctcaataaaaaaacatttgcacaaagaaaGCTGATCCACTATTCTGCTTTTTAGGATTACAGGCATAAAGTGTGAaggaaatatttgaaatatttcaacaaCACTCTCCATCTACCAACTTTCTCTCAGCTCACTCAGTTATGGTTGAATATGGTGAATACTTACAGTATAATAGTGGGCCTCAAGCTAACTTTCATTCACTTTTCTTAGACGAAGCCTTGGCAGATGGAGGTAAGGCAGAATCCTGAACACGGAATGCTCTGGTTTACAAGTGTCTTGTGTAACATATACATGTATTCACACAGTATGCATACATGGTCAACACTGTGTGGAAATGACAGTACCCGCATGACTCCGGAATTTTCACAGAAGGTTTGTGTCAGCTGACTTGCATTGGTGTATTTTTGTAAACACCTAAAAGAACAAGAAATCATGTTCttcattcaaattaaattaattagaGGTTGTATCTGGGAAAATCCATTTACTGTAATGCTGAAGGTTTCATGTTGCCCATCATTTGATTGAGTAAAATACATATACTTCACAAGTATATGTTATGTGTGAGTTATGTGTGAACcttttgtaataaaatgttgtatttctaAGTATTGTATATAACTAGATACTGCTACATGTTGGGTTTACTACATGTTTTCCTGTAACAGGTTCATGTCTTTACAAGTGTTCTATTCATCTACATCTTTATTTCTGAATGTAGAAACCTTGTACATGCTCTCTCTCCTGGATTGGATTTTTCAgtttaataaaatgtgatgGTGCatgatgtttctgttttgtgtttgtttactggtCTCTGCTGTATTAGTGTGTCTCCTTGTGGAGCAACAAGCATTTCGTGCCTAAGATATTCTTCCAGTTATATTTGCTTCCTTGTCTGCAGCAGAGTCAGACACTGATGGGGATGGTAAGAAAATACTGACATCGATATCTACGTAAAATATGAGAGATGATAACAATGTGTATAATTCTGGTATTATGTGTTGGTTAAGATGTCacataatatgtgtgtgttgagagCCTGGTcctttgttattatttgaaataCTTTTCACTTCAGTTTGGACTGATATTTACGCTGGTTGgacattttcatgaaaacaaGGTTCCTATTTTATAACTTCACTAATACCTTAACAGGCCTTGTTGTcacattcaaaatgtttttgactTATATGTCCGCAAAGCTTGCTACAGACACCAATGTTTGTATTAGGCTACATTTTCACTATTTAGTTTTTGCATCAATATGCATTAACTCTGTTATCGAGCCCCTGAAACAGAGAGATAAGGCAACACTGCTGGctgatttttaatttgtaaactTCAGGTAAGATTTGGATGGGTGAGCCCTTTTGTAAACAGTGAAAAAACATTTGCCCCCAGAGTGATACTTTTCAGTTGTGAGGTCAGGTGAATATCAGGTGTGACTACTTTTAGACACACTGCACTATTTTCGAATGAAATTATGTCTGTAGCCTTACGCCCATCCCATGAGAATCCCCCTCAGAGGTTGTAGTCTCTTGCAGTTTGGTTGCACCTACTCATAGAATAAGCCACACCTCATGTCCTAAACTGTGTGAAAGACCTGACTGGATTGGACTGTATTATGGCGTTTGTCAACTCGACTCACCACGGCATGCCACAGTTATTTTGCCGTGCCATATTTTGCTTGGCGAGgctccaagcgagctgagacgATACTATGCGCGGCGGcgtcagactgctggccactgattggccagagtGCCTTCaaaggaagaggcatgagcaaaacatctgacacaagaatcaagccgaacaatgcctaACTGTAGATGTagatgcagtgatgactccgcccatgttgatgaggtactattttgtaatggaaacacaagccaAACTGTGCCAAGTCAAGTcaaggcgaggcgaggcgggaccataggtggaaaaggggctgtAGTTCAGTGTGTGATGCTATTGGCTCATTCACTTGGTCTATTAACACTGGTATGTGTTAATGCTAGCCAACAACTCACTTACTTCCCTGTGGTCGAAGGAATTTTGTCAggatttgtgtctgtgtgaaaagTGCTGTTCCTTCCATCTGTGAACCAAGATACCAGCTCTCTTTCGCTTTCTGTCCCCGTGGCAGTAGAAACTTCATGCTTAACAATGGCAGCTGTGACACTGTCACCTGATGTGATGACACTTTTATAGCTGTTTTTCCTATTAACAGTATGAAGTGCTGGGAAACTGCAAAGACAGCTCAAGATATCCATATCTCAGATCATATCTTGGTCGAGTTCTTACCGGGACATCAAACTTGATGCCCCCACATTGCATTCAGTTCTCAATCCAGAGACACTTTCACGCAGCGATTCATGCATGTGTACTTGAGCTCACATTCCATTCCAGAGGTGTCAGCTTCTCACCAGGAGTTTGCTCTTATGTGTTTGTCCTTGCATTCTTTAAGATATAGCTTGTACGGGTGCATCCGCCgtctttgttgtgtcttttggGGGCGTGGTGTCCGTGATCACGACACTTGAAGGCGTTCACATTCCTTCGCAAAGGGTCTGTTCGCCGCAGACATGACtggatgatgacattttcattaCACGGTCCCGAGTGAAACTCTGCAGACATGTGGCCGTGGAAAGTATGATCCAAGCCTAAAGGCCTGTGGATGATCTAATTTCACCTTGGTTGGGTATCACAGCCATCACTGGAGTTCCTCAGAGTTGCTGAACCACAAATCAAGTAAAAGAGTAATCTGCTCTATTTGGACTGACTGGGAGTAGATTGAATGGTCGAGCCAAAGCTTCAGGGAGCTGAAAGCTCATATTATGTTCCGGAGTGCTGGGgatatgttttacattctgtgcCTGAGAAGGAACTTTATATATTTCCCCTGTCCAACATGGGATAAGTAAGGACACCTGGCTGAGCTGATAGTCAAAGGGTTTTGTGGCAACGGAGTTGTCCCTTATCTTGTGTGCTGTCACATAATCACATGTTGAGAAGCCTGGGTTTTCCAACATGGTTACTTACTTTTTGGGCCACTAATAGGTATCCagtataaataatacaaattggTAATCTATTGCCTCTGGTAAAACAAATTTACCATTTGCATTTTCAGTCCACTCTTGCATCACTGGTGCACTCGCCTTCTTGTCCAACCCCTGTGAGGCTTAtagtcccagactcctcccccttttataaacaCCTGAGCTGTGGCTTTGTAGTCTTTCACTCTCCGCCGTTAAAAGTGCGGTGTCGGACCCCTTCACTGTTCCCCACCCTCCCTACCTCCTTCGCTCTCTTGCTCaactctcagcccacttcttggcatttttcaaaatcaggcattgagTTAGCATCAGAAGAGGGGCTTCagtttaaatatgtgtgtgccACAATAGGAGCACCAGTTCTCTTCTACTATCCACACAAAACTACTGTGCATAGGACAATACTACGTTATTTCGTTTTTGTTGGTCAGAATAAGAACTGggttaataaaacattaattaataatcataatacaTATTAGAGAAAAGGGCAACAGCGGTTTGCTGAACTGAGTCTACATGTGAAGCCATAGATCAAATAGGTTACCCAGCATAGTCTGTGatcttttcttgtttgttttacactaTATCATATGCCTTTTGGTGAATAATCTAAAGTAGTAACTAATGGGAAGTAAGCATTAACAGGATATGCTTGTGATGTGTCCATTATTCTTTACTGATTATTGTCAAATTATTGTTAAATAGATATAatctttattttcaatattaaaatcaaaaatacgATTAATTCAGTCGTAAATGGAGCCCAGATCGGCTGCATTTGAACATTGTGCCATCTTGTCTGGTCTCTTTACTTATTTACAATAGTAGAAAAGTAGTAACTAAAGGAACTAATGCTTTAACACTTCTAGGTCGACGTGTAGTTTATGTCATGCAGACCCTAACACAgcgtttcccaaactttctatatccaatccaatccaactcacattatttataaagcaatttaaaaacaacaacagctgaaacagagtgctgtacatcagagataaacgaaacaaataaaatataaaaacataagacctaatagatatatatatgtatacacacataaaatgaaCCACTGTAGGCCTCTGTGGTATAGGGTATGACTCGGGCCCCAAGGATGGATATTTCTGTGTGGGGAGTTGAAATCCATACGTCTGTGAATAGTGTGTGGGGTATCATCACATAGCCAACTGCACATCGTTTGGAGGCCCTTGCTTGTGAATGTCAGCAGCAAGTTACTGCCACTGCCAATTCCATGAAAGTAAATCCTTCCATGGAAACATTTGTAATGCAGATGAATAAGTCCTGAAAAAAATGCATATGCAACAAACTTACAAATTGATACGTACATGACAGATAAAAGATctaaagaaaaaataagtaaCACTGTGTGGTAAAGTAATTGCCTCCTTTTTGAGGAGTAGCCTTTTAAAATCAGTCCATAAGGAGTATTTAAGgtcatttcaaataataattgttttccCACGTttggtgattcaaagtgcttgaATGAGCACATTTGATTACTTgctgttttcttattttgatTAATTTGTGCCGTGATTGCATTTCACTGTGCAGTGTattaaacaatgaaataaaaataatttgactTAATGAAATGCACATGTATGAAGTCAATGTGTTGCTGTATGATCATACACTGTGTTTAATGGAGATGCCATATTTCTTGAGTGGTTTTGGGGTGAGTGGTATAATATTTACTGTTTCCTCTgggattccttttttttcagcattgAATCacattgatatatatatatatatatatatacagtatattgtgatTAACTTCTTATTGAATCTCATTCCCAAAACACAGTAGTTTTAAATGTCCTAGTGCTTACAGAgatgattgtttttgttatctTGAAATGCAGCTTTTGGTGTTCACTTATGTGCAACTTATCACTAGTTACACATTCATATGTATGATTGtgtgaagttatttttttacactgcaGTGCTGAATCATCTACCACCAGTGCAAAGCTGTTGAATGAATGCAGTTGAAACACTGCGATTGGTTCATATATTCATTGGACTCGTTTAGGGACTAGCAATAAATAATATGATTTAATTGTGAATCCAaattgtgcaaatgtgtttcttAAATTTTTGagatgtggtgtgtgtttggccCTTCTGATTCTAATTATACTTGTACATACTGTTATATATATTATCAGTGGAACACCAGCTTGCATGacgatatatatgtatatatatatatatatatatatatatatatacacacatatatatatacacatatatacatacatatatatatacatacatatatatacatttatatacatatatatatgtatataaatatatactgtatactcaacacatttttgtattaGTATTGCTGATATGTCATTAGTTGACCACATCACAACTAATGACTTAACAACATAGTTTATGTCATATATTGTTGTGCATGTTTTCAAAAGCTGATCATTTGTGGCCTTGGCCAAATGCTGCTGGTTATAGatgtaatattacatttgtAATGTATGTGGTAtacgtgtttgttttctttgtttgtttttttagatttccttttttgtttttactcatgaAAAGTTCAtcaattcagtttgttttttggaagCTGCCATggagatatacatatacacacacatacacatatatatataaatatatatatatacatacacatatatgtatgtatatatatatatatatatatatatatatatatatacacatatatacatacatacaacacacatatgtatatacatacatatacacacatatatgtgtgtatatgtatatacatatagatatatatagatatatatctatatatactgtatattactttTTCTCACAAAAAAATTGTTCTTTTTCAGAGCCCGGTGCGACTGAGCTCTCCGGGCTCTTTGTCGAGAAACCTGCCCAAGAAGTAGTTGCTGTTGCAGGTTTGTAACACAAATGGATTATGAACAAGACATGCTGCAAACAGTTGCACACTGCTAtgggatttgttttatttgattttattattactttggACGGCAGGATCAGACATCACTTTCATAGCCAAGGTTGACTCTACCACCCTGGCAAGAAAACCCACCATGAAATGGCTAAAGGGAAAGTGGCTGGATCTTGGCAGCAAAGCCGGGAAACACATGCAGTTCAAAGAAACCTACGACAGAAACACTAAGGTGTGTGcgcatgtctctgtgtgttgtatgCATCACACATGCATCTCTGCTGTCAGGCAGAATTAAGATGTGATAAGGTGACATTTCTCCCACAAGATCTATACCTATGAGATGAAGATCGTTAAAGTGGTCCCTGGAGATGCTGGAGGCTACAGGTGTGAGGTGACGGCAAAAGACAAGTGCGACAGCTCGACCTTTGAGATCACTGTTGAGGGTGAGTGTGGAATCTCCGCTGAGCCTCTAACGGGTTCCGTACACGCTAacgttttgatttgattcagaCATAATTTGACTGCTCTACAACTTCTCTCATTTACAGCTGCACAGCAGGAACAGCAGGCGGATATTTTGTCTGCTTTCAAGAGGGCGTAAGTGGACTGGGACTCAGTCTCAGTCTACGTGCAATTCTGCAAATACACATAGCACGACTGCACATGCCAACTATTTATAATGTCCCccagtgtgtgtacatgtgtcttTCAGCACATACATGACAGGGTTGTTGAGTGAACGTTAGTCACACGTGTGTTTCTATACACTCAGGGATGCTGGAGAGGATGAAGGTGATCTGGATTTCAGTGCACTGCTAAAAGCTGCTAAGAAGTAAGCGTCTTTGGTTAATTTGGTTTGATGATTATGAAGCACACAGTGTGACTGATTCACTTTTTCCTTGATTGTCAGGAAGAGACCGGAAAAAGAGGAACCACAAATAGATGTGTGGGAATTGCTGAAGAATGCCCATCCAAGCGAGTATGAAAAGATTGCCTTTGAGTATGGAATCACTGACCTGAGGGGCATGCTGAAACGTCTGAAAAAGATGAATGTACAGCCCAAGCATTGTGAGGGTAAGTTGGTTCACCATGGAGAGTCTAATTCGGCAGCTTCCACCCATTACTGATGGAGCAACATTATGAATAACAGTCATATCATTTACATTCAAATTTAATTGATAGATAACGCTTAACGTTGGCTGCGGCCTCACTCTTCTCACCtgtctagtcttgatgaccactcaaagctgcagtgtactacagttttgccattaatccattcacacccattcactcacacattaatACAGTGCACATTTAGGAATCAAACCCTTCCCATTGAAAGACAGTTCACTCTATCACTGAACCGTTGTCACCCCGAGTGGTTAATCCTTCAACCAGAAGGTCGGGTTCTAACCCTGGTTCCTCTCTTCAATAAATACGATCATAGTAACCACATTCAGGGGTGGTGTGAACCGCTGATGATGTTTTTCTAATGGATAAAATACACTTTCATGATGTAGCACGTCACTTGTGGACAAACAACACGCACGCAGCAAACACATCTGTATGTCAGggtcattaaaaacaacaacagcagttttgtgtttgtattacaAGCCGGGGACATTAGACCTAATCTCATGTCATCACAGTAAATGCATGCATCCCGGATCCAGGTTAATACCTGGCGTGAGCACTGTCTACACGTGATTGATCCCCAGCTTTACTACTTGCACATAGAGgcgctgtatgaatgtgtgagtgaatgggtgtgaatgggtgaatggcagaactatagtgtaaagcaattttgagtggtcatcatgACGAGAAAGTTCCTCATAAATatagaccatttaccatttcaCTTAACCCCGaattgctcctgacagctgtggaTATGACAGATGTGCAATGGAATAAGAGTCTTCTGTAGAAGCACTGTATGAATGGTGTGTGAGCAGGtgccaataaataataaataaatcaagacaAAAAAAGCCTTGTAAAAATGCAGAACATTTATAAGAGTCAGAAGATACAGAAAAGGCCACTTCAACAATCCCACATTTTAAGACATGAAATACTGCTTGATATAGCCATTAATGTGACTGATACAGAACCTCTCAATACTGTAAAGCAAGGATTTGGGCAATTTTTTTCaccaaggggccacatgagaaatattgttatattgttgAGGGCCGGGCCaagtttaaattaattttaatttaattttatctcttttatctaaaaaagcagtaaattgtattgttttggtatAAATTATGCATTGAATATATTGTCCAGCACAACCACaagaaaacatatatatatatatatacatatacatatatatatatatacatacatacatatatacacatacatatatatgatatatgaaaACGCACCATTTGGAATTaacattacttttttaaagtgagCTGACATTTTTAGGGGGCCAGGGGTAACTGGCTGGTGTCACCGGACGCTGTGCAGACAGACGCAGATACGTGCGTCCATACGtcaggtttttcaaaataaaagcaacacagttgtattgcatgCGCAAGTAAAAGTgtgcatctttttttaatcacaactGTTGCAGCAGTTAAAAATGATCCATGCAACACGCAAAGAGAGGTTAAGCTGTACATTCATAAGGGAGCTCGCATTCAAACTGGGAAGACACAaatcatggatggatggacgggtGGTGTGTAAGGGGAATTATAAATTACTCTCTTTGTTTGCCATCACAGCTTTCCTGAAGAGGCTGGAATCCTGCTACTCTGTGGAAAAGGGCAAGAAGATTGTCTTGCGGTGTGAGGTGGTTGATCCTGACATCCAAGTCACATGGCTGAAGAATGGCCAGGAGATCAAACCCTCAGCAAAGTAAACACTCACCCAAGagaacctcacacacacacccgtttGCTAACATCACACAGGGTATTTGCTTAATTCGCCAGTAGTGTTGGTTTGACCACCATCCGGCTAAGATGGACCCAATGGATGGGTGCTTTAAAATATCAAGTTAAAATTATCTGTGCTGAAGATCATACTTAAATGATGCTGCTGCCAtcagcacattttatttttagggcAGTCATAAGAAGCCTCCAAATAGGATTTAAACACGTGGCACTGCCAAGACTTCTTGTGCTCCATGTAGAGCTATGCATATATTCTCCCGGGACAAAGACTTCTTCTCTATATTTGGATAATACCTTAAAAGTTAGGAAAAAAATTACCCAGAGGTAAAATTTGTCACGTGAACTTTTAATGGTTTATCCTTCCCCCCTTATTTTCATTATGGAGGAGGTAACttgtaaaatagaaataaattagaGCTGCAAGCTGCACTGGATCACCTCCCCCATGCATGTTGGCATCACCATGATCAGGGAAGGTGCTAGGAAGAGGCCACCGATCATGTTTGCTTAGACGTGTCGGAATAACCAACGAATGTTGATGAAAATGCTTCTATATACAAATGGATTGACCTGCAACTAATGACATATGAAGAGCAACGGAAAACGTGTCAACAAAAGTGCTTTGTTGTAGTTTTCGAGGAGCGATGGCAATCCAATAATGCCCGGGGGAAGTCAGTGGAGCAAGtcacttaaaatggaagcaacagctgaatcaaaacacagcTGCTCTTCCGGGGGTGGCCACattggatgtatacaaaagccACTTCTAGCACACCGGAGTTTGTGATTAGTTCCCTTTTTTGTCGGCTGGGTCCGTCCAGGCTAACATTAAGTCTGCACATGCCAACAGTCATACTCACATTACAAATATCAAAaactatactgtacatatattaAAAAACTTGATCAAAATCATAACCTGTTTCATTAAAAGGCATTAGGAGTGCAGCACTTCCAACTATCTGTTTGCCGAACTATGGTCTGACTTTTACTTATTTCTCAGATATGTCATGGAAGCAAACGGCAACGTCAGAACCCTCACCATCAATAAGACCACCCTCGCTGATGATGCTGCATACGAGTGTGTGGTTGGTGAAGACAAGTGTTTTACAGAGGTGTTTGTCAAAGGtgctgtctctctttctttgaaCTTCTttgaacaggaaaaaaaaaatgattaattgtcaACTTTGAACTTGATGGTGTTTTTTGTCAATGCAGAGCCTCCTGTGACCATCACCAAGCTGATGGACGACTACCATGTGGTCGTGGGCGAGAGAGTGGAGTTTGAGATTGAGGTGTCAGAGGAGGGAGCCCATGTCATGTGGTAAGTAAATATCTGTCGCGTTTTTACTCAAGAGTTACGCATTATAACGTGTCTTTATACATTTGGTGTCATTGCTTATCTTAAAGTTTGCAAACTACTAACATTGCGTTTTATACAATGAAACCATGTTGGGttcttaaaacacatttttgtttatatttggaTACTGATACTGAGCCAATTTTGAAATTATTTATATAGCTtcttatattaaaataaaacattgtctGTGATTATCATAATATCCATCAACCTCAAAgtatgaataaaaatgtctgaatAAGAAAGAGAATACCAGTTTGCAGGTActcaaatacatgttttattcatctgCAGGTTCTTTGAGGATCAAGAGCTTCACAAAGACGTAGACTCCAAGTTTCGCTTTAAGAAAGATGGAAGAAAGCACACGCTTATCATTCAGGAGGCTACACTCGATGACATCGGAATGTACCATGCCTGGACAAATGGAGGGCATACCAAAGGAGAGCTGGAGGTGGAAGGTACCACTCACTCCAAACTATGACCACCTCATTCAGTTAGAATTACATTTCTGTGTCATTCTGGTGATAATAGACGACGGATGTCTCAAAGGTTCAACACCCTTTAGAAACAAGCAACTTGTGACTGTGGCAGTTAATATTACCTTCTCCCTTGACTGTTTCCTGCCTGTAACTGCTTCTCCTGTGCTTTCAATGTGCCATTCAGAGAAGGAACTGGAGGTTTTGCAGGACATTGCTGATCTGACAGTGAAGGCAGCAGACCAGGCTGTGTTCAAGTGTGAAGTGTCTGACGAAAAGGTCACAGGAAAGTGGTTCAAAGATGGAGTGGAGGTCAAGCCAAGTGACCGTCACAAAATGAGTCACATTGGAAGGTACCAAGATGTTTGTAAAAGCTCACAaacaacatctatttattttgaGAGGCGCATGTTTTCCCCACATCTCATCATATCATCGCTGGTGCTCGTTTCAGGTTTCACAAGCTGGTTATTAATGATGTGAAGCCAGAAGATGCTGGAGACTACACATTTGTTCCTGACGGATATGCTCTGTCACTTTCTGCCAAACTCAACTTCTTGGGTATGAAAGAGAGAGTAATTATAATTGTGTTATTGCTGATAGATTAATAACCAGCATGTTGTataatattgtcttttttttccctctcaaaaCAGAAATCAAGATTGACTATGTGCCTAGACAAGGTCAGTACAGACCTAAgtaattttttgtgtgtgtgtagtgcataGGTTAGTGTATTATTCTATATTAATGTGTCTCTCTATGTGTTCTACATTAACCAGATCCTCCAAAGATTCACCTGGACACCACAGGAAACATGGTCTCGCAAAACACCATTATTGTGGTGGCGGGCAACAAGCTGCGTCTGGATGTGGAGATCACAGGAGAACCGGCACCCACTGTTGTGTGGTCTAAGGGAGATAAGGTAAGGATGTGACATGAATACTGTTCAGTAGATCAGATGatgatattacattacattacattacatgtcatttaggagacacttttatccaaagcgacttacaagggaattgagtacaatcagccaggggtggagttgaacttgatgATCCacgatgtcttttgcacacaagGTACCGggcttaaccactgagccactccacccccccagatatgttattttgtttgtgggcaagccttaggaagctgcctgctgatttggtggagttttggagtgacagcttaATGGAACGGAAGTCGTCACAGGCTTgcagtcgctgtccgtctggaacttgttccccaagttttccccatcAACATCTGACAAATCTATCTAACGTgtgtcagattataaacattagatacttacaattattttgtcagatgtcGACGGAGAACGACTTCCATACGGACAGTGTCTCCAAGCCCCTGACAACCTGAAGTCGTCAGGGGCTTGGAGTGGCTGTCCTTACCACTGCCCTTACCACTCCAaaactccagccaatcagcaggcagcttcctaaggcccacccacaaacaaaaaaaccacagcacaaaaacaaatcaagtgtattttcaaagaaTGAAATACGatacttttattgtatttttttggttCTTAAAAAGAACAATTTTAATGCTGGTTCTGTCAACAGCACTAGAGTCTCTCTCAAATAGCATGAGGGTAAACATTCATATTTGGTGACAGCTTTGTAAGAAAATGTTCTGTTTGATAGCAAATCACAGAGAATGAAGGCCGTGTACGGGTGGAGACCACGAAAGAGATCAGCTCCTTTGTCA contains these protein-coding regions:
- the mybpc2b gene encoding myosin binding protein Cb isoform X2, giving the protein MPEPVPAAKQEGQDEALADGEPGATELSGLFVEKPAQEVVAVAGSDITFIAKVDSTTLARKPTMKWLKGKWLDLGSKAGKHMQFKETYDRNTKIYTYEMKIVKVVPGDAGGYRCEVTAKDKCDSSTFEITVEAAQQEQQADILSAFKRADAGEDEGDLDFSALLKAAKKKRPEKEEPQIDVWELLKNAHPSEYEKIAFEYGITDLRGMLKRLKKMNVQPKHCEAFLKRLESCYSVEKGKKIVLRCEVVDPDIQVTWLKNGQEIKPSAKYVMEANGNVRTLTINKTTLADDAAYECVVGEDKCFTEVFVKEPPVTITKLMDDYHVVVGERVEFEIEVSEEGAHVMWFFEDQELHKDVDSKFRFKKDGRKHTLIIQEATLDDIGMYHAWTNGGHTKGELEVEEKELEVLQDIADLTVKAADQAVFKCEVSDEKVTGKWFKDGVEVKPSDRHKMSHIGRFHKLVINDVKPEDAGDYTFVPDGYALSLSAKLNFLEIKIDYVPRQDPPKIHLDTTGNMVSQNTIIVVAGNKLRLDVEITGEPAPTVVWSKGDKQITENEGRVRVETTKEISSFVIEGAERDDEGNYTIIVTNPVGEDKAVLFVKIVDVPDPPENIKCQSVGEDCATIVWDVPKFDGGAPIKGYLMERKKKGSSRWTKLNFDVYESTTYEAKRMIEGIFYEMRVFAVNSIGLSQPSLNSKPFMPIAPTSEPTRLTVHDVTDTTCSLKWLAPERIGAGGLDGYIIEYCKDGDTEWKAANQEPCERQWYVVRDLPVGEKVNFRVVAVNMAGRSPPATLQQPVTIREIVEHPKIRLPRELRTKYIRKVGDKINLTIPFQGKPRPVANWYKDGQPVDPKIINVRNSNVDSILFIRSAEREHSGKYELVLQIENLEDRATIDIRVVEKPGPPRNVRVTDVWGFNAALEWDTPTDDGNCEILGYTIQKADMKTQEWFTIYEHNKRTHCTASDLIMGNEYMFRVYSENICGLSEEPRMSKNKATIAKTGLVHKQNPYKEKEMSCVPKFTQPLLDRSVVAGYSTAISCSVKGFPKPKIVWMKNRMIIGEDPKYLMQNNQGVLTLNIRKPSTFDGGKYSCMAVNDLGKDEVECKLDVRVYTEQQDKK
- the mybpc2b gene encoding myosin binding protein Cb isoform X1 is translated as MPEPVPAAKQEGQDEALADGAESDTDGDEPGATELSGLFVEKPAQEVVAVAGSDITFIAKVDSTTLARKPTMKWLKGKWLDLGSKAGKHMQFKETYDRNTKIYTYEMKIVKVVPGDAGGYRCEVTAKDKCDSSTFEITVEAAQQEQQADILSAFKRADAGEDEGDLDFSALLKAAKKKRPEKEEPQIDVWELLKNAHPSEYEKIAFEYGITDLRGMLKRLKKMNVQPKHCEAFLKRLESCYSVEKGKKIVLRCEVVDPDIQVTWLKNGQEIKPSAKYVMEANGNVRTLTINKTTLADDAAYECVVGEDKCFTEVFVKEPPVTITKLMDDYHVVVGERVEFEIEVSEEGAHVMWFFEDQELHKDVDSKFRFKKDGRKHTLIIQEATLDDIGMYHAWTNGGHTKGELEVEEKELEVLQDIADLTVKAADQAVFKCEVSDEKVTGKWFKDGVEVKPSDRHKMSHIGRFHKLVINDVKPEDAGDYTFVPDGYALSLSAKLNFLEIKIDYVPRQDPPKIHLDTTGNMVSQNTIIVVAGNKLRLDVEITGEPAPTVVWSKGDKQITENEGRVRVETTKEISSFVIEGAERDDEGNYTIIVTNPVGEDKAVLFVKIVDVPDPPENIKCQSVGEDCATIVWDVPKFDGGAPIKGYLMERKKKGSSRWTKLNFDVYESTTYEAKRMIEGIFYEMRVFAVNSIGLSQPSLNSKPFMPIAPTSEPTRLTVHDVTDTTCSLKWLAPERIGAGGLDGYIIEYCKDGDTEWKAANQEPCERQWYVVRDLPVGEKVNFRVVAVNMAGRSPPATLQQPVTIREIVEHPKIRLPRELRTKYIRKVGDKINLTIPFQGKPRPVANWYKDGQPVDPKIINVRNSNVDSILFIRSAEREHSGKYELVLQIENLEDRATIDIRVVEKPGPPRNVRVTDVWGFNAALEWDTPTDDGNCEILGYTIQKADMKTQEWFTIYEHNKRTHCTASDLIMGNEYMFRVYSENICGLSEEPRMSKNKATIAKTGLVHKQNPYKEKEMSCVPKFTQPLLDRSVVAGYSTAISCSVKGFPKPKIVWMKNRMIIGEDPKYLMQNNQGVLTLNIRKPSTFDGGKYSCMAVNDLGKDEVECKLDVRVYTEQQDKK